The DNA segment TCGCCATGATCACATAGGATGTCAGCTCGATCATCATGACCGGGTCAACGATCTGCGGCAGCGCTAGCAACAACAACAGCCCCAGCACCGTGGCGGCAACCAGCCCGCCGTTTCCTTGCCAATTCGCGGTCATGCCGCCCTCCTGAAGAAGCGCCCGGTGATGCCCTGCGGCATGAAGCGCAGCAACACGACGGCCGCGGCCAGCAGAGCCACTTCGCCGATAACCGGGGTAGAGAGATATGTGATGATCTGGTCTATCGCCCCGAACATGACGGAGGCCGACACCGTGCCCGCGAGGATTGCCGGGCCGCCGCCGATGACGGTGATGAATGCCTTGGCGACGTAAGCCGCGCCGATTGTCGGCACGATGCCGGTGATTGGCGCCATGACGCCGCCGGCAAGCCCGGCGAGCCCCGCGCCGACACCGAATGTGACGGCATAGACGCGCGACGGATTGACCCCCAGTGCGGCGGCCATGTCGGCATTCTGCATCGTGCTGCGTGCGATCAGCCCGTAGCGCGTGAAGCGGAAGACGGCCCAGATGGCCGCGAACACGGCGACTGCGATGACGATGATGATCAGCGAATAGGCGGCGATGCGGTAGTCGCCGATCAGCAGCGAGCCGGCCGGCGCCGAGATGCCTTCGGTGGTATTACCGAAGACCGTCGTCGCCAAACCGACAAGCAATAGGCTCAGCCCCCAGGTCGCAAGCATGGTGTCGCGCGGCCTGCCATAGAGGAAGCGGATGATCGTCCGCTCGATGACCACGCCGATCAGCCCGACGACGAGGGGACTGATCAACAGCGTGGCAACCCAGATGTTGATGCCCGCCTTGGTCGCAACAATCGCAGCATAGCCGCCGAGCATGAGGAATTCGCCATGCGCGAGGTTGATCACCCGCATCATGCCGAAAATGATGGCCAGTCCGACGCTGATCAGCGCCAGGCTGGCAACGGCTTTGAGAGCCTCAAAGGAAAGTACAACGAGCAGGTCCATATCGGGCACAGCCTCCTGGATCGCTGCGGGTCGTTCGCTCCAACGCGACCGAACGACCCGCAAGCTTTCGGGTCATTCAGACCTTGATGACGTACATCGAGTTGTCGTCAGGGTTCTTCTTGAGATCGCAGACGCCCGAAGTGTCGAGCGGCTGCTGCTGCGAAAAGCTCTCCAGAATGTTGATCTTGCGGTCCTGGATCTGGCCGATGTTGATGTCCATGACACAGTGATGCGTCTGCGGATCGATCGAGAACTTGCCGCTGGGGAGGTCGAGACTGATACCGGATTCGAGCGCTTCGATCACCGGCATGCGCTCCGCGGTCCCGGCCCGCTTCACCCCTTCCGCCCACAGATAGACCGACTGGTAGGTCGCCATCGCCAGTTCGGTCACATAGGGGTAGTCGGCTCCGAACCG comes from the Aminobacter aminovorans genome and includes:
- a CDS encoding branched-chain amino acid ABC transporter permease — its product is MDLLVVLSFEALKAVASLALISVGLAIIFGMMRVINLAHGEFLMLGGYAAIVATKAGINIWVATLLISPLVVGLIGVVIERTIIRFLYGRPRDTMLATWGLSLLLVGLATTVFGNTTEGISAPAGSLLIGDYRIAAYSLIIIVIAVAVFAAIWAVFRFTRYGLIARSTMQNADMAAALGVNPSRVYAVTFGVGAGLAGLAGGVMAPITGIVPTIGAAYVAKAFITVIGGGPAILAGTVSASVMFGAIDQIITYLSTPVIGEVALLAAAVVLLRFMPQGITGRFFRRAA